The Naumannella cuiyingiana DNA window GCAGTCACGTGAAGCGTCGGACCGGTCTGTGGATCCTGACCGCCACCCATGCGGCCAACGACTTCTACCCGGGGGCCATTGCAGCACTCTTGCCATTCTTCGTCCTCGAGCGAGGCTACGACTACGCCGCGGCTGCGGGAATCACGCTCGCGGCAACATCGTTGTCCAGTATTGCGCAACCGGCGTTCGGCTACCTCAGCGATCGTTTCCGTCTCCGGTGGCTCGTCATCGCCGGACTTGCCATGGCGTCTGCCGGTGTCGCCGTCAGCGGGCTGGTGTCGCAGACCTACTGGCTCACCTGGATCGTCATCGCGATCTCGGGGATCGGCGTCGCCGCCTATCACCCGGCCGCGACCGTGGCAGCGCGGCAGGCCGGCGGTGGCTCGAACGGTTCGATGAGCATGTTCGCCGTCGGCGGCAATGTCGGCGCCGCCCTCGCGCCCACCGCGGTGATCCTCGTGGTCGGGACCCTGGGCCTGGGCGCCACCCCACTCCTCGCTGCTCCGGCTGTTGCTGTGGCAATTCCGTACCTGACCCGCGCGTGGCTGGCGGGACGGGCCTCGTCCCGGTCGACAGTGCCCACCAGGGATCAGCCGGCAGGCCCGCCCCGAATGGACGATGCATGGGTGCTCTTCGCCTTGTTGGTAGGACTGGTCGCGTTCTGGTCGATCACCTACGTCGGCGTGTCGTCCTTCATCACGCTCTACTCCATCGAACGCTTCCAGGTGGACGCGGCCGTCGCATCGATCGCGCTGTCGGTCTTCCCGGCCGCGGGCGCGATCGGCACCCTGGCTGGCGGGTGGCTCGCCGACCGATATCGGCGCTTCGCCGTCATTCGCTGCGGGTACCTGGCCGCTGCGTGCTCCATGCTCCTCATCGTGCTCGCCCCCTCCCCCGCGATCGTCGTCATCGGGTCGGGAGCACTGGGAATCGCGCTGTTCATCCCCTTCGCGCCGCAGATCACGCTCGCCCACTCCTACCTGCCGAGCCGGATCGGGCTTGCCAGCGGCGTCACTCTCGGGCTCACCCTCTCCCTCGGCGGGCTGGCCAGCCCTGCTCTCGGTGCGCTCGCCGACGCCACGAGCATCCGCACCACGATGGCGCTCATGACGGGCCTGCTGGTGATCGCGCTGGCCGCAAGCTTCTCGCTGCGGGAACGCACCCGACCCGCCGCGCCGGAGGTCGCCGCACCAGCCGCCACGGAGCCTTCGT harbors:
- a CDS encoding MFS transporter, giving the protein MKRRTGLWILTATHAANDFYPGAIAALLPFFVLERGYDYAAAAGITLAATSLSSIAQPAFGYLSDRFRLRWLVIAGLAMASAGVAVSGLVSQTYWLTWIVIAISGIGVAAYHPAATVAARQAGGGSNGSMSMFAVGGNVGAALAPTAVILVVGTLGLGATPLLAAPAVAVAIPYLTRAWLAGRASSRSTVPTRDQPAGPPRMDDAWVLFALLVGLVAFWSITYVGVSSFITLYSIERFQVDAAVASIALSVFPAAGAIGTLAGGWLADRYRRFAVIRCGYLAAACSMLLIVLAPSPAIVVIGSGALGIALFIPFAPQITLAHSYLPSRIGLASGVTLGLTLSLGGLASPALGALADATSIRTTMALMTGLLVIALAASFSLRERTRPAAPEVAAPAATEPS